A part of Deltaproteobacteria bacterium genomic DNA contains:
- a CDS encoding HAD family phosphatase, translating into MTISNIQGVIFDMDGTLIDSELFTEQAVERLLTEEGLPTEGMNYKQFYGITWKNIESILQDLF; encoded by the coding sequence ATGACTATCTCGAATATCCAGGGCGTCATCTTTGATATGGACGGCACACTCATCGACTCGGAACTGTTCACCGAGCAGGCAGTTGAGAGGCTCCTTACCGAAGAGGGATTACCCACCGAGGGCATGAACTATAAGCAGTTTTACGGCATCACTTGGAAGAATATTGAATCCATTTTGCAAGACCTCTTC